In the Mytilus galloprovincialis chromosome 10, xbMytGall1.hap1.1, whole genome shotgun sequence genome, one interval contains:
- the LOC143048120 gene encoding uncharacterized protein LOC143048120, with amino-acid sequence MAKVDLKSAYRSVSISSHSQQVTGLQWTFPDGQTHTFIDKKLPFGSKLAPGIFHRLSQAIRRMMSRRGFTIIAYLDDFFICEKTKQRCAHALRILIYLLRKLGFSISWSKVVDPCQKLVFLGVEIDSTTLELRLPIKKLDELRRELASFQQRKHVSKKQLQSLAGKLNWASSVVHGGRVFLRRIIDSIMQLKHDRHKMRLSGDILHDIHWWYNFMATFNGKSILLNTNPVTSVYTDACNTGAGGFFGTDWFYVNWKEDFPFAQTLHINEQEALAVALAVKRWAKCWQNRRVFIYCDNASTVACINKCTSRNKLLMSFLRELFWLSAANNFHLVAIHLPGKQNVLADAISRLHELKLCQFFMKECLSTPLYVHHLVPHMSCLSLRFLIFRLTGTQS; translated from the coding sequence ATGGCCAAAGTCGATTTAAAATCGGCTTATAGATCTGTCAGCATTAGTTCCCATAGTCAACAGGTCACTGGTTTACAGTGGACTTTTCCTGATGGTCAGACCCATAcctttattgataaaaaattacCCTTTGGTTCAAAACTTGCACCAGGTATTTTTCATAGGCTATCACAGGCTATTCGGCGCATGATGTCACGCAGAGGTTTTACCATTATAGCTTATTTGgatgattttttcatttgcgaAAAAACAAAGCAGCGCTGTGCACATGCACTAAGAATTTTAATTTACTTGCTGCGCAAGTTAGGTTTTTCTATTAGTTGGTCCAAGGTTGTTGACCCTTGCCAGAAATTAGTATTTTTAGGCGTGGAGATAGACTCCACAACATTGGAATTAAGATTACCTATTAAAAAACTTGATGAATTAAGGCGGGAACTAGCAAGTTTTCAGCAGCGCAAGCATGTTTCTAAGAAACAATTGCAGTCCCTGGCGGGCAAGCTAAACTGGGCTTCGTCAGTGGTTCACGGCGGGAGAGTTTTTCTCCGGAGAATCATTGACAGCATAATGCAGCTCAAGCATGACAGGCACAAAATGCGCTTAAGCGGCGATATTTTGCATGATATCCATTGGTGGTATAATTTTATGGCAACTTTCAATGGGAAATCCATCTTACTCAATACTAACCCTGTCACCTCAGTTTACACAGATGCTTGCAATACAGGTGCAGGTGGGTTTTTTGGTACTGATTGGTTTTATGTCAATTGGAAAGAGGATTTCCCATTTGCGCAAACTTTGCATATAAATGAGCAAGAAGCACTTGCAGTGGCTTTGGCAGTCAAACGTTGGGCTAAGTGCTGGCAAAATAGGCGTGTATTTATTTATTGTGATAATGCATCAACTGTTGCCTGTATCAATAAGTGTACCTCAAGGAACAAACTTTTGATGTCCTTTTTGCGTGAATTGTTTTGGCTATCTGCTGCTAATAATTTTCATCTGGTCGCAATTCATTTACCGGGGAAGCAAAATGTTTTAGCGGATGCTATTTCCAGATTGCATGAATTAAAGTTATGTCAATTTTTTATGAAGGAATGCCTATCCACCCCTTTGTATGTGCATCACCTTGTTCCTCACATGTCCTGTCTTTCTCTCCGCTTTCTCATCTTTAGGCTTACAGGCACACAGTCATGA